A window of Pyrobaculum aerophilum str. IM2 contains these coding sequences:
- a CDS encoding Rab family GTPase, translated as MFRKRELKTIVFLGVGGVGKTTYIYRLLGLARAPRVTRKPGVYELQYRGVELYIVDTPGQYAVEVARRYYEAIKTFGTKLDLIVYMYSAADPFTLYSLFDIEQWVSRYPPHNKILIGNKRDLAEELGYLVEGDDVAIALGAKRLYYTSALKTTRLSFYNT; from the coding sequence ATGTTTCGTAAGCGCGAGTTGAAGACTATTGTATTCTTGGGAGTTGGCGGCGTTGGAAAAACGACGTATATCTACAGATTACTGGGGCTGGCCAGAGCTCCTAGAGTCACGAGAAAGCCTGGCGTGTATGAACTGCAGTATAGGGGCGTTGAATTGTATATAGTGGATACGCCTGGTCAATATGCGGTTGAAGTCGCCAGGAGATATTATGAGGCAATTAAGACGTTTGGCACTAAGCTGGATTTAATAGTCTACATGTACAGCGCAGCGGACCCCTTCACTCTCTACTCGTTATTTGACATAGAGCAGTGGGTCTCCAGGTATCCTCCTCATAATAAAATACTCATTGGGAACAAGCGGGATTTAGCCGAAGAGCTCGGGTATCTGGTCGAGGGAGACGACGTGGCAATTGCGCTAGGCGCTAAAAGGCTTTACTACACCTCGGCTTTAAAAACGACCCGGCTGAGCTTTTACAACACTTAG
- a CDS encoding DUF1028 domain-containing protein: MTFSIVATDGVDVGVAVSSKFVAVGAFVPHAEAAVGAVATQCYANPKLGKVIISMIKQGLAAREAVERALSQDVEKELRQIGAVDIRGNAYGFTGRECPEYAGHVTGHGYVALGNILAGPQVVESMARAFESQRGELVDKLLAALEAGDRAGGDRRGKQSAAIIVLRPGGGYLGLTDVYVDIRVDDHPDPVAELRRIFKIWELTLLQREDPLDVVLKKDVAGEVQEALRRLGFYKREPTGVWDEETERAFRNWAGYENFENKIRNDDKIWGSLYRYLLEISRR; encoded by the coding sequence ATGACATTTTCAATAGTGGCCACAGACGGCGTGGACGTCGGGGTGGCGGTGTCCTCTAAATTTGTTGCTGTCGGCGCCTTTGTCCCACACGCAGAGGCGGCAGTTGGCGCCGTCGCCACTCAGTGTTATGCAAATCCCAAACTCGGCAAGGTTATAATCTCAATGATCAAACAAGGCCTGGCGGCGAGGGAGGCGGTGGAGAGAGCCCTGTCTCAAGACGTGGAGAAAGAGCTTAGACAAATTGGCGCCGTGGATATTAGGGGCAACGCATACGGCTTCACTGGCAGAGAGTGCCCGGAATACGCCGGACATGTGACTGGCCACGGCTACGTCGCACTGGGCAATATTCTGGCAGGGCCGCAAGTAGTTGAGTCCATGGCCAGGGCATTTGAGAGCCAAAGGGGAGAGCTAGTGGATAAACTTCTAGCGGCATTAGAGGCAGGGGATAGGGCCGGAGGGGATAGAAGGGGTAAGCAGTCTGCGGCTATAATCGTCTTAAGGCCTGGAGGCGGCTACTTGGGCCTGACGGATGTATACGTCGACATTAGAGTTGACGACCACCCAGATCCCGTGGCAGAATTGCGGCGGATTTTTAAAATCTGGGAGCTGACGCTGTTGCAACGAGAGGATCCCTTAGACGTAGTCCTTAAAAAAGACGTCGCTGGCGAGGTGCAGGAGGCATTGAGGCGGCTGGGCTTTTACAAGAGAGAGCCCACGGGCGTGTGGGATGAGGAGACTGAGAGGGCTTTTAGAAATTGGGCTGGGTATGAAAATTTTGAGAACAAAATTAGAAACGACGACAAAATCTGGGGCTCTCTCTACCGCTACCTCTTAGAAATCTCTAGGAGATAA
- a CDS encoding acyl-CoA thioesterase, producing the protein MYVSETLVEAVRLVSNRHVNPLGTLYGGYMLQWLADVGTVAAMNFAEGDVVLGFLDKTHFISPVRLGYLLMFRGWVVGVRRSSLSVLVESYVKRGDELNLATAGRMIFVKINQEGRPTPVGKSLNCDSGWEELCRYFDEWRAKADAVLKAEGPAVNADWHSVSRFLAMPEDSLDGVLLYGGKLLFKLDELTFVEAFSYYPTVYVTASVNSIVFRRPIYVGDIVEVKTGVTHVGSTSIEIGFVVEAFGSRGRRRVADGFFTFVNMAGGKPSEIKAPPRGDEISQRRKEESVKEARMLKMLKPQRDKAPWLLQLF; encoded by the coding sequence GTGTACGTCTCCGAAACTCTCGTGGAGGCCGTCAGGCTTGTGTCTAACAGGCACGTAAACCCACTCGGCACTTTATACGGGGGGTACATGCTACAGTGGCTAGCTGACGTGGGCACCGTCGCCGCTATGAATTTCGCAGAGGGGGACGTGGTATTGGGGTTTTTGGACAAGACGCATTTCATCTCCCCTGTGAGGCTCGGCTACTTGCTCATGTTTAGAGGCTGGGTCGTGGGAGTGAGGAGATCCAGCCTCAGCGTATTAGTTGAGTCATATGTAAAAAGAGGCGATGAGTTGAACTTAGCCACCGCCGGGAGGATGATATTTGTCAAAATAAACCAAGAGGGGAGGCCGACGCCCGTGGGCAAATCCCTCAATTGCGACTCCGGCTGGGAGGAGCTTTGCAGATATTTCGACGAGTGGAGGGCCAAGGCCGACGCCGTTTTAAAAGCCGAGGGGCCTGCTGTAAACGCCGATTGGCACTCAGTTAGCCGTTTTCTAGCCATGCCCGAGGATTCCTTAGACGGAGTGTTGTTATATGGAGGCAAGCTTCTGTTTAAACTCGACGAGTTGACATTTGTAGAGGCCTTCAGCTATTACCCCACTGTTTACGTGACTGCAAGCGTCAATAGCATTGTCTTCAGAAGGCCTATTTATGTCGGCGACATAGTTGAGGTCAAAACGGGCGTGACGCACGTGGGTTCTACAAGTATAGAAATTGGGTTTGTGGTAGAGGCCTTCGGGTCCAGAGGCAGGAGGAGAGTGGCCGATGGTTTCTTTACATTTGTAAATATGGCGGGCGGAAAGCCCAGCGAAATAAAGGCGCCGCCGAGGGGGGATGAAATCTCTCAGCGGAGGAAGGAGGAAAGCGTGAAGGAGGCCAGAATGTTAAAAATGCTTAAGCCGCAAAGAGACAAGGCCCCGTGGCTTCTCCAGCTGTTCTAG
- the sfsA gene encoding DNA/RNA nuclease SfsA has product MGIPGGEILQLPTPDVEGVFLKRLNRFAGVALIGGRESYVHIHDPGRLRELLFPGAKIWARRTVRGRTEYYLAAVELDDELVLVDSSLHNKIAVWLIENGYLLRGYSLEKREPAFGRGRFDLLLKSPEGRRALVEIKGVTLEVGGRALFPDAPTSRGARHMEELARAVAEGYEAHVIFLVLRKRAESMSPHWEMDRKFAESLLRAHKAGVKIHAVKLEMFKWGLRFSSELPVDLSPRDF; this is encoded by the coding sequence GTGGGAATTCCCGGAGGAGAGATCTTACAACTTCCGACGCCTGATGTGGAGGGGGTGTTTTTAAAGCGACTTAATAGATTTGCCGGCGTGGCGCTGATAGGGGGGAGGGAGTCGTATGTACACATTCACGATCCAGGGCGGCTGAGGGAGTTGTTGTTCCCCGGGGCTAAGATATGGGCTAGGAGAACCGTCAGGGGGAGGACCGAGTATTACCTCGCCGCCGTGGAGCTAGACGACGAATTGGTCTTAGTTGACTCGTCGTTGCACAATAAAATAGCTGTGTGGCTTATAGAAAACGGCTATTTGTTGAGGGGCTATTCGCTTGAGAAGAGAGAGCCTGCTTTTGGCAGAGGCCGTTTTGACCTATTACTGAAGTCCCCGGAGGGGAGGCGGGCGCTTGTAGAGATCAAGGGCGTGACTTTAGAAGTAGGCGGCAGGGCGCTTTTCCCTGACGCCCCAACCTCACGGGGGGCCCGCCACATGGAGGAACTGGCCAGGGCCGTGGCCGAGGGTTACGAGGCTCACGTAATCTTCCTAGTGTTGAGGAAGAGGGCGGAGTCGATGTCGCCCCACTGGGAGATGGACCGGAAATTTGCCGAGAGCCTCCTCCGGGCTCATAAGGCTGGCGTTAAAATTCACGCTGTTAAGTTGGAGATGTTTAAATGGGGGTTGCGGTTTTCAAGCGAGTTGCCGGTGGACTTATCTCCTAGAGATTTCTAA
- a CDS encoding MBL fold metallo-hydrolase: MEIKNGVRLLRGSPNTLIVGNYVVDPGQPEDRAGEILSIAGRSPVVLLTHFHADHLTATPNGAEVYAPWGEELFVASVRARLFFTHGVYVEGAVYKGSDIQLSGVVKPGEKIGPFEVVALPGHTFGHVGYYTEGVLYAGDALFGEKVLEKYGVPYLMDVDMFLSSLDKIIELDPETLVIGHGPLRVARGELRNW, encoded by the coding sequence ATGGAAATTAAAAATGGGGTTAGGTTATTGAGGGGCTCGCCCAATACTTTAATAGTGGGGAATTACGTGGTGGATCCAGGCCAGCCCGAGGATAGAGCTGGGGAAATTCTGTCAATAGCCGGGCGGAGTCCCGTCGTGTTGCTGACTCATTTCCACGCCGATCACTTAACTGCAACGCCAAACGGCGCAGAGGTGTACGCCCCATGGGGAGAGGAGTTATTCGTGGCCAGCGTCAGGGCGCGGCTCTTTTTCACGCACGGAGTCTACGTAGAGGGCGCTGTATACAAGGGCTCTGATATACAGTTAAGCGGAGTAGTGAAGCCGGGCGAAAAAATCGGCCCGTTTGAAGTCGTGGCATTGCCCGGCCACACCTTTGGCCACGTGGGCTATTACACTGAGGGCGTGTTATACGCAGGCGACGCTCTATTCGGAGAGAAGGTCTTGGAAAAATACGGAGTTCCCTACTTAATGGATGTGGACATGTTCCTCTCTTCCCTAGACAAAATTATAGAGTTAGATCCCGAGACGTTGGTAATTGGCCACGGCCCGTTGCGGGTAGCAAGAGGAGAATTAAGGAATTGGTAG
- a CDS encoding MBL fold metallo-hydrolase gives MAFFRISLPLPGMELGHVNVYVVKCSDGYGLIDAGLATYDAALSLLRGLKSLGIKPSEITKVFITHYHADHITLAQFIAEVASPDFYIGEGEVSEVATSFEDLARLYAEEYRRHGAPAEVAEAFLKIHPMSRYRKAFEDVWKLPWKRVKDGELLDCGLKALSTPGHTPGHTVYIYRDGVFTGDHILPKITPNISWYPKKGFNPLKAYLNSLRKVYIKAKGYPAHGDEISDITTRIDELVKHHEKRLGEILAVLKEPLTTYQVAQRIKWDAGSFENFDVYNKIFAIGEAYSHLLYLEEMGAVKRVEKDVVYWTRP, from the coding sequence ATGGCGTTTTTCCGAATTTCCCTTCCCTTACCTGGTATGGAGCTGGGACACGTCAATGTATATGTGGTTAAGTGTAGCGATGGTTACGGCTTGATAGATGCGGGGCTCGCCACTTACGATGCGGCTCTGTCTCTGCTGAGAGGGCTTAAGTCACTCGGCATAAAGCCTAGCGAGATAACTAAGGTATTCATAACTCACTACCACGCCGACCACATAACTTTGGCGCAGTTTATCGCAGAAGTGGCGTCTCCAGATTTTTACATAGGGGAGGGCGAGGTCAGCGAAGTTGCGACTTCTTTTGAAGACTTGGCGAGACTATACGCAGAGGAGTACAGGAGACACGGCGCGCCGGCGGAGGTGGCAGAGGCCTTCTTAAAGATCCACCCCATGTCGAGGTATAGAAAGGCCTTTGAAGACGTATGGAAACTCCCCTGGAAGAGGGTTAAAGACGGCGAGTTATTAGACTGCGGCTTAAAGGCCCTCTCTACCCCAGGCCACACGCCAGGACACACCGTATACATATACAGAGACGGGGTGTTCACAGGCGACCACATATTGCCGAAAATAACGCCCAATATATCGTGGTACCCCAAGAAGGGCTTCAACCCCCTCAAGGCGTATTTAAACAGCTTGAGAAAAGTCTATATAAAAGCCAAAGGGTACCCTGCACACGGGGATGAAATAAGCGACATAACCACGCGGATTGACGAGTTAGTAAAACACCACGAGAAAAGACTCGGCGAGATTTTAGCCGTGTTGAAAGAGCCCTTAACTACATATCAAGTGGCGCAGAGAATTAAGTGGGACGCGGGGAGTTTTGAAAACTTTGACGTCTACAACAAGATCTTCGCAATCGGAGAGGCGTACAGCCACTTGCTCTACCTAGAAGAAATGGGGGCGGTAAAGAGAGTTGAAAAAGACGTTGTATACTGGACCCGCCCTTAG
- a CDS encoding MoaD/ThiS family protein, with translation MRVLVKIFGPKYFGLDTYDVITLVLDLKEGATVGDVMEELEKRYPGLRQKLLRGEEIIPMHDIWVNGRSIYFLQGLKTALAEGDVVQIIPPFGG, from the coding sequence ATGAGGGTGTTGGTTAAAATCTTCGGGCCTAAATATTTCGGACTAGATACTTATGACGTGATTACTCTAGTACTAGATCTTAAAGAAGGCGCCACTGTGGGGGACGTAATGGAGGAGCTTGAAAAGCGCTACCCAGGCCTCCGGCAGAAATTACTGAGGGGGGAGGAGATTATTCCAATGCACGACATTTGGGTAAATGGACGTTCTATTTATTTCCTCCAGGGGCTTAAAACGGCGTTGGCGGAGGGGGATGTGGTGCAGATAATTCCTCCGTTTGGCGGCTAA
- a CDS encoding ParA family protein, producing MIRTGTVAFTSCKGGAGKTTLAVNVSAALPLNVLLIDLGGGASRFFPAPLINIENITPTIEAYRDARVKNLFVIPIAIDPASVWRIENWEEIFQNLTDAVRKNIVKNSIDVVVLDMYQLSRITPIETFGLDKADLIVLVVEGCEDCTKPITIIKKFFDGKLIIALNKHERGIEYPGAVVKIPFSATLDYYNRRGQFYTKPVTKLAEYLLQELKRVTRSRWIE from the coding sequence ATGATAAGAACAGGGACTGTTGCCTTCACGAGTTGTAAAGGCGGCGCTGGCAAGACCACGCTCGCCGTCAATGTATCGGCGGCTCTCCCACTTAATGTACTACTTATAGATCTAGGAGGAGGGGCGTCTAGGTTTTTTCCTGCGCCGTTAATAAACATTGAAAATATTACCCCAACTATAGAGGCTTATAGAGACGCAAGAGTGAAAAACTTGTTTGTAATACCTATAGCAATTGACCCGGCCTCGGTATGGAGAATAGAAAACTGGGAAGAGATCTTTCAAAACCTCACAGATGCCGTCAGGAAGAACATAGTGAAAAATTCAATAGATGTAGTGGTACTTGACATGTATCAACTCTCAAGGATAACGCCCATTGAAACATTCGGCCTAGACAAGGCCGATTTAATAGTTTTAGTGGTAGAGGGATGTGAAGATTGTACAAAGCCTATAACTATTATAAAAAAGTTTTTCGACGGAAAGTTAATAATTGCTCTAAATAAACACGAAAGGGGAATAGAATACCCCGGCGCCGTTGTGAAAATACCGTTTTCAGCCACTCTAGACTATTATAATAGACGGGGGCAATTTTATACAAAGCCGGTGACAAAACTGGCAGAATATTTGCTACAAGAGTTGAAAAGAGTTACCCGCTCCAGGTGGATAGAATAG
- the ppdK gene encoding pyruvate, phosphate dikinase, with protein MEKYVYSFKEADYRNKKLFGGKGASLIQMTQLGLRVPPGFIITTEACKKFYEPRRREISELEGILLKNPPPEVRDEVIKKLHAIIDSLDLPGEIWSQVVSYMRELEKETGKRFGDPENPLLVSVRSGAAVSMPGMMDTVLNLGLNDETVKGLAKQTGNEWFAYDAYRRFLQMFGKIVLSIDEKLFSTAWEEIKRKYGVKDDPDVQLEGLKEAVERFKEIIVRARGGFPQDPWEQLKLAIKAVFRSWMSPRAIFYRIIEKITPDIADCTAVNVVTMVFGNAGWDSGTGVVFSRDVATGENKLYGEFLPVAQGEDVVAGIRTPMDIEEFRKRFPHLYEELYQGVKLLEKVNKDVQDVEFTVERGKLYFLQTRNAKMTALARVKTAVDMAKEGIITKEEALLMVSPDHVLQLLYPRIDPKAKATLVAQGLPASPGAVSGQVVFHPDDAVRWAAQGKRVILARVETKPDDVHGFYAAVGVLTSRGGMTSHAAVVARAIGKPAVVGAESIEIHEEEKYLKVGTHVIREGDWITIDGHTGNVYIGVVPTIEAELIPELEELLRWADEIRRLGVRANADLPEDAAIARKFGAQGIGLLRIERMFRKPERLELLRRIILAESPEERRPHLEALYKMLKNDFKEVFKIMDGLPVVVRLIDPPLHEFLPKPEEILEQIYQRKMRGDDASELEKLYRRVKALQEANPMLGHRGVRVGVTHPDFYYYLNKAILEAAAELKKEGFNPVVEIMIPQVSDVREIIYVKEKAIIPALKDVEASTGVKLDVKIGTMIETVRACLTIDEIAKHVDFISFGTNDLTQAVFSFSRDDAENKFIPQYLDLKILDADPFETIDIKGVGKLVEYAAKTAKEVNPSIEVGVCGEHGGDPKSIYFFHNKVDYVSASPFRVPLARLSAAQAAIINRQNPHY; from the coding sequence ATGGAGAAATATGTTTATAGCTTTAAAGAGGCCGATTATAGGAATAAAAAGCTGTTCGGCGGAAAGGGCGCCAGCCTCATACAAATGACGCAGTTAGGGCTTAGAGTCCCCCCTGGATTTATAATCACAACAGAGGCATGTAAGAAATTCTACGAGCCGAGGAGGCGGGAAATCTCAGAGCTGGAGGGAATCCTATTAAAAAACCCCCCGCCGGAGGTGAGAGACGAGGTAATTAAAAAGCTCCACGCAATTATAGACAGCCTTGACTTGCCTGGGGAGATTTGGTCCCAAGTAGTTAGCTATATGAGAGAACTGGAGAAAGAGACAGGGAAGAGGTTTGGAGACCCGGAAAACCCGTTATTAGTCTCCGTGAGGAGCGGCGCGGCTGTGTCTATGCCCGGCATGATGGATACGGTTTTAAACCTCGGCTTAAATGACGAGACTGTAAAAGGCCTCGCGAAACAGACAGGCAACGAGTGGTTTGCTTATGATGCTTACCGGCGTTTTCTACAGATGTTCGGCAAAATAGTCTTGTCAATAGACGAAAAGCTCTTCTCAACTGCGTGGGAGGAGATTAAGAGGAAATACGGCGTAAAAGACGACCCGGACGTTCAGCTGGAGGGTCTTAAAGAGGCAGTGGAGCGTTTTAAGGAAATTATAGTAAGGGCCAGAGGCGGATTTCCGCAAGATCCGTGGGAGCAACTGAAGCTCGCGATAAAGGCCGTGTTTAGGTCGTGGATGTCTCCGCGTGCAATTTTCTACCGCATTATTGAGAAGATTACTCCTGACATAGCTGACTGCACGGCTGTCAACGTGGTGACTATGGTGTTCGGCAACGCGGGCTGGGACTCCGGCACTGGGGTGGTTTTCAGCAGAGACGTGGCGACTGGGGAGAACAAGCTGTACGGCGAGTTCCTCCCAGTGGCCCAGGGAGAGGACGTAGTGGCCGGCATCAGGACGCCGATGGATATCGAGGAGTTTAGAAAAAGGTTCCCCCACCTCTACGAGGAGCTCTACCAGGGGGTTAAGCTGTTGGAGAAAGTGAATAAGGACGTGCAAGACGTCGAGTTCACTGTGGAGAGGGGGAAGCTCTACTTCTTACAGACGAGAAACGCGAAGATGACCGCCCTTGCCAGAGTGAAAACCGCAGTTGACATGGCCAAGGAGGGCATTATCACAAAGGAGGAGGCCTTGCTCATGGTGAGCCCAGATCACGTATTGCAATTGCTATACCCGCGCATTGATCCAAAGGCTAAGGCGACTCTTGTGGCGCAAGGCCTGCCGGCGAGTCCGGGGGCGGTGTCTGGACAAGTGGTATTCCACCCGGATGACGCAGTTAGGTGGGCCGCCCAGGGCAAACGCGTTATATTAGCGCGGGTGGAGACAAAGCCTGACGACGTACATGGCTTTTACGCAGCTGTGGGCGTTTTGACTAGCAGAGGCGGGATGACTAGCCACGCCGCAGTTGTGGCAAGGGCTATTGGGAAGCCCGCAGTAGTTGGCGCCGAGTCTATTGAGATACACGAGGAGGAGAAATACTTAAAGGTGGGTACTCACGTCATACGCGAAGGGGATTGGATTACAATTGACGGGCATACGGGCAATGTATATATCGGCGTAGTTCCTACAATAGAGGCGGAGCTCATTCCAGAGCTTGAAGAGCTCTTACGTTGGGCGGATGAAATTAGGCGCCTTGGAGTGAGGGCTAACGCAGATTTGCCAGAAGACGCGGCTATTGCAAGGAAGTTCGGGGCGCAGGGCATAGGCCTGTTGAGAATTGAGCGGATGTTCAGAAAGCCAGAGCGATTGGAATTACTAAGGAGGATAATCCTCGCGGAGTCTCCTGAGGAGAGGAGGCCCCATTTAGAAGCTCTTTACAAAATGTTAAAGAACGATTTTAAAGAGGTATTTAAAATTATGGACGGGCTGCCGGTTGTAGTTAGGCTAATTGACCCGCCGTTGCACGAGTTTTTGCCAAAGCCAGAGGAGATATTGGAACAGATATACCAGAGGAAGATGCGGGGCGACGACGCCTCAGAGCTTGAGAAGTTGTACCGGCGCGTAAAGGCTCTGCAAGAGGCAAATCCCATGTTGGGACACAGAGGGGTTAGAGTCGGCGTGACGCACCCCGACTTTTACTACTATTTAAACAAGGCCATACTGGAGGCCGCGGCCGAGCTAAAAAAGGAGGGCTTTAACCCAGTTGTTGAGATAATGATACCGCAGGTATCAGACGTGAGGGAAATTATTTACGTTAAAGAAAAGGCCATTATACCTGCTTTGAAGGACGTAGAGGCGAGCACTGGCGTAAAACTCGACGTAAAGATTGGGACGATGATCGAAACTGTCCGCGCCTGTCTCACAATTGACGAGATAGCAAAACACGTGGATTTCATAAGTTTTGGCACAAACGACTTGACCCAAGCTGTGTTTAGCTTCAGCCGCGACGACGCCGAGAATAAGTTCATACCTCAATACTTAGATCTTAAAATACTCGACGCGGATCCCTTTGAGACAATTGACATTAAAGGCGTTGGAAAGCTCGTTGAATATGCCGCCAAAACGGCAAAAGAAGTAAATCCCTCCATAGAGGTAGGAGTGTGCGGCGAACACGGCGGAGATCCCAAGTCTATTTACTTCTTCCACAACAAAGTTGATTACGTGAGCGCCTCGCCGTTTAGAGTGCCCCTCGCCCGGCTCTCCGCCGCGCAAGCCGCTATTATTAATAGGCAAAATCCGCACTATTAA
- a CDS encoding ArsR/SmtB family transcription factor — protein MPIIARIKKATADDPIRREILKVVEQMGAATLSQIVKTTRKSWGAVQWHVYVLEREGRLKSVKIGLFIYYFTNPKAAAEVILSSVDPNNLSPEDREKLDLMASFAS, from the coding sequence GTGCCAATAATCGCGAGAATAAAAAAGGCCACAGCAGACGACCCCATAAGACGCGAGATTTTAAAGGTAGTAGAACAAATGGGGGCCGCCACTCTTTCCCAAATAGTAAAGACGACGAGAAAAAGCTGGGGAGCGGTGCAGTGGCACGTATATGTGCTTGAAAGAGAAGGAAGATTAAAAAGCGTGAAAATAGGCCTATTCATTTATTACTTCACAAATCCCAAGGCCGCGGCAGAAGTAATACTATCCTCAGTAGATCCCAATAACTTAAGCCCAGAAGATAGAGAAAAACTAGACCTAATGGCAAGTTTTGCCTCATAG
- a CDS encoding ATP-binding protein, translating into MHLFSRRGGELQMRLGEREVAIVNIPLMKELEKRLSSGESVLLKGLHGVGKSVLALTIAYSALEKGGAVIDLASDTSNFAEYLRIAKRAKWAFAVFDAVPLQFYAEPEIWSEYATLWRDNCNRILARAEYVRKNGYPVVIVLPFDLAERCKKELRLYDNIVVTAEESIAGEIFAKNSDVYCGEDYVKEISSRISQLGEGMYYIAYSAAKSLEFCDEHPANLVEKAKMAYVEKLTALAKAVYAPSCSKAKAFIQTLHSRGLPPPLASLAIYYETVEVKVRTLEKLISLINKLPDPHKEYVKILALQTAEDLKKLMKPHWHLRALSRELGPLYNEALTKASEEVAVQCGYKPSEVSLRNLVKAYVIAHEANNDLAKALAAIARGGNPCLGKIKPLCVHGALPDVIIKAILTPERLSVELPPSLKSGLEYYAGFRAEEVGERGWIEVLNYLYEASEGGRTDLRVFKDYIDAALRLGSPITKKLALATVQNSYIVPGELLAQALVTAVELGEDYGALLDKYIEAVGDASLIYEKCGARCANIVVEVGVASATKLARKTPCLALRQLEIALAGAGYSDVIQKYSPHKACL; encoded by the coding sequence GTGCATCTTTTCAGCCGCCGCGGCGGCGAGTTGCAGATGAGGCTAGGAGAGCGGGAGGTGGCTATTGTTAATATTCCGTTAATGAAAGAGCTTGAGAAAAGGCTTTCTAGCGGCGAGTCTGTTTTATTAAAGGGCTTACACGGAGTTGGGAAGTCGGTGCTGGCGTTAACAATAGCGTATTCCGCATTAGAAAAAGGCGGCGCTGTGATAGACTTGGCCTCTGATACTTCTAATTTCGCCGAGTATTTAAGAATAGCCAAAAGAGCAAAGTGGGCATTTGCCGTTTTTGACGCAGTGCCGTTGCAATTCTACGCAGAGCCCGAGATTTGGTCTGAATATGCAACGCTGTGGAGGGATAATTGCAATAGAATTTTAGCAAGAGCTGAATACGTGAGAAAAAACGGTTATCCAGTAGTTATCGTCTTGCCCTTTGACTTGGCGGAGAGGTGTAAGAAGGAGTTGCGGCTTTACGATAATATAGTAGTAACGGCAGAGGAGTCAATAGCCGGCGAGATTTTTGCGAAAAACAGTGACGTCTACTGCGGCGAGGACTACGTTAAAGAGATCTCGTCCCGCATTTCACAACTAGGTGAGGGAATGTACTACATCGCATATAGCGCAGCCAAATCTCTTGAGTTCTGCGATGAGCACCCTGCAAACTTAGTTGAGAAGGCTAAGATGGCTTACGTGGAGAAGCTAACAGCATTGGCCAAGGCCGTATACGCCCCTAGTTGCAGTAAGGCAAAGGCTTTTATCCAAACGCTACACAGCAGAGGGCTCCCGCCCCCTTTGGCAAGCCTGGCGATTTATTATGAAACTGTTGAAGTTAAAGTAAGAACATTAGAAAAACTTATATCTCTTATTAATAAGTTACCAGATCCCCACAAGGAATACGTAAAGATACTTGCACTGCAAACTGCGGAGGATCTAAAAAAATTAATGAAACCCCATTGGCATTTACGGGCGTTGTCTAGAGAGCTAGGACCTCTTTACAACGAGGCCTTAACAAAGGCGTCGGAGGAAGTCGCCGTCCAATGCGGATATAAACCTAGCGAGGTGAGCCTCAGAAATTTAGTAAAGGCATATGTAATTGCGCATGAGGCCAACAACGATTTAGCTAAGGCCCTAGCCGCCATTGCCAGAGGCGGAAACCCCTGTTTGGGGAAAATTAAGCCCTTGTGCGTGCACGGCGCCTTGCCCGATGTAATTATTAAAGCGATATTAACTCCGGAGAGACTCAGCGTGGAGCTACCTCCATCGCTCAAAAGCGGCCTTGAATACTACGCCGGATTTCGGGCTGAGGAAGTCGGGGAAAGGGGGTGGATAGAGGTCTTGAACTATTTGTATGAGGCATCGGAAGGGGGAAGGACTGATTTAAGGGTATTTAAAGACTATATAGATGCCGCCTTGCGGTTGGGCAGCCCCATTACAAAAAAACTGGCGTTGGCAACTGTGCAAAACTCCTATATAGTCCCGGGGGAGTTATTAGCCCAGGCGTTGGTAACTGCCGTTGAATTGGGCGAGGACTACGGCGCTTTATTAGACAAGTACATAGAGGCTGTGGGAGATGCCTCGCTGATATATGAAAAATGCGGCGCGAGATGTGCTAATATCGTAGTAGAAGTCGGAGTTGCCTCCGCCACAAAGCTAGCTAGAAAAACCCCGTGCCTGGCTTTGAGGCAACTGGAGATAGCCCTTGCCGGCGCCGGCTATTCTGATGTAATCCAGAAATATAGTCCGCACAAAGCATGCCTCTAA